CGCGGTGTCGTGCGCCCATCATAGGAATGCCGATCGCGGGTTGTGACGCACCCGGGGGTGGTCAATCCGCCGGAGCCCGGCGTTCACGGCTGATTTATCCCGGGATCACCCTGTTTTTTCCTCGAAGAAGAGATCGCCCGGTCGCTCGTATGAGGGAGCACACTCAGTCGCCGGTGGGTCCTCGTGGCGGGCTGACGGTCGTTCTCGGGGAACGTCGCTGGGACGAGGCCCGGACGATCAGATCGGTCGGTATGACCTGTTCGACGGGCCGGCCGTTGTCGAGCCCCTCGATGGCGTCGATGAGGATCTGTACGACGGCGGTGCCGATGCGGCGCGGCTTGAGGGACAGCGTGGTGACGGGCGGCTCGGTGGCGGCGTAGAGGGTGGACTCGCTGCAGCAGACCAGCAGCAGGTCCTCCGGCACTCTCAGGCCGTACCGCCGGGCGGCGGCGAGCAGGTCCGTGCCGTTGGGGTCGAAGAGCCCGTAGACGGCGTCCGGGCGGTCCGGGCGGGCCAGCAGCCGGTCGGCGGCGACGGCTCCGGCACACGGGTCGTGTGCCGGGTAGGCCTCGTACACCGGGTCCTGGCCGACCCGCTCGCACCAGCGCAGATAGGCGGTGGTCGACAGCCGGGTGTAGGTGTCGGTGGTGTTGCCCGTGAGCAGTCCGATGCGGCGGGCGCCGGCGTCGGCGAGATGGTCGAGCAGACCGAGGACGGCCGCCTCGTGATCGTTGTCTACCCAGCCGGTGACGGGCAGTGCGCCGCCGGGGCGGCCGTCCGAGACGACGGGGATGCCGTGCCGGACGAGTTCGGTGACGACGGGGTCGCCGTCGGCGGGGTCGATGACGACGGTGCCGTCCAGGGCGACGTTGGACCACACGTCGTGGCGCGAGGTCGCGGGGAGGATGACCAGCGCATAGCCGCGGGCCAGGGCCGCTGAGGTGGCGGCTCTGGCCATCTCGGCGAAGTACGCGAATTCGGTGAAGGTGAAAGGTTCGTCCCCGTACGTGGTCACGGTCAGGCCCAGAAGTCCTGACTTGCCGGTACGGAGGGTGCGGGCGGCTGCGGACGGGCGGTAGCCCAGCCGGTCGGCCACCTCGCGGACATGGCTACGGGTGGCATCCGGAAGCCGGCCCTTGCCGTTGAGCGCGTCGGAGACGGTCGTGATCGACACACCGGCTGCGGCGGCCACGTCCCGGATGCCCGCCCGCCCCAGCCGGCGACCGGTCGACCGGCTCACCTGGTGCTTCCCTGCTGCTGTCATGGCGAGCCGATAGTAGGGCTCATTAGGGCCATTCGCGGGGCCCGGCCGACGGTGGTGAAGAGGTACGTTTCTGCATGGCGATCAACGAGCAATTCCCGGAAAAACCAAGGACGTTGGCGTGATAAGTGATCATTCCGGGGGAGGTATGGCGCCTTCGCCTGCCGATCGGCCCGGGTCCCGTATCGGTCTCAAGTCACCTTGACGGGGGATGCGCGCCACGGCGTAGGCCACCGGCGCGCGCCGGACTGGACGGCGCCCCCTGGGGGCTCTGCGCGGGCTTCCCAGATGGCGGTCAGGGGTGCGTGGGGGAGCCCGGCGCCGGACTCGGGGCGGGCCGGGGCTGCCGCCGAACGGGTCAATCCTCATAAGGTGTGCAGTATTGGAGAAGGGCAGGACGGTCGAGGAGGACCTGCGGTGAGCGAGAAGACCCCCAAGCTGCGTGCTGCGCTGGACGGCATTCCGACCTACAAGCCGGGACGGCCGGCAGCGACCGGCGGCCCCGTCACGTACAAGCTGTCCTCCAACGAGAACCCCTATCCGCCGCTGCCGGGCGTCCTGGAGAGCGCGGTGACCGCCGCCGGCTCCTTCAACCGCTACCCGGACATGGCCTGCACGGGCCTGATGGCGGAGCTGTCCGAGCGGTTCTC
This Streptomyces decoyicus DNA region includes the following protein-coding sequences:
- a CDS encoding LacI family DNA-binding transcriptional regulator — encoded protein: MTAAGKHQVSRSTGRRLGRAGIRDVAAAAGVSITTVSDALNGKGRLPDATRSHVREVADRLGYRPSAAARTLRTGKSGLLGLTVTTYGDEPFTFTEFAYFAEMARAATSAALARGYALVILPATSRHDVWSNVALDGTVVIDPADGDPVVTELVRHGIPVVSDGRPGGALPVTGWVDNDHEAAVLGLLDHLADAGARRIGLLTGNTTDTYTRLSTTAYLRWCERVGQDPVYEAYPAHDPCAGAVAADRLLARPDRPDAVYGLFDPNGTDLLAAARRYGLRVPEDLLLVCCSESTLYAATEPPVTTLSLKPRRIGTAVVQILIDAIEGLDNGRPVEQVIPTDLIVRASSQRRSPRTTVSPPRGPTGD